From a region of the Cygnus atratus isolate AKBS03 ecotype Queensland, Australia chromosome 3, CAtr_DNAZoo_HiC_assembly, whole genome shotgun sequence genome:
- the ENTPD6 gene encoding ectonucleoside triphosphate diphosphohydrolase 6 yields the protein MEAMKISKRFFAFGILACIAIYVAYMKWHLDSKPVVGATEGVAESRRDKLSHQALTADLSVFYGIMFDAGSTGTRIHIFKFTQQPKETPKLTHETFKALKPGLSAYADDVEKSGQGIKELLEVAKKEVPMELWKFTPLVLKATAGLRLLPGEKAQKLLDKVKEIFQASPFFVRDNCVSIMNGTDEGISAWITINFLTGSLDDPQKRSVGMLDLGGGSTQITFLPHTEATLQTSPAGHTTSFQMFNSTYKLYSYSYLGLGLMSARLAILGGVEGKPLGEGEELISPCLPPGFKSEWQHAEIVYKIKGQKAGEPLYESCSNKVAKMLYKKVHKAEEVKDLDFYAFSYYYDRAAEVGLIDKEKGGSLTVNDFEIAAKYVCKTMEISPGSSPFLCMDLTYITFLLQELGFPKTQVFKLARKINNVETSWALGATFHYIDSLNRLQY from the exons ATGGAAGCCATGAAGATATCAAAGCGGTTCTTTGCTTTTGGGATTTTGGCATGCATTGCTATTTATGTCGCATACATGAAATGGCACTTGGATTCCAAACCGGTTGTGGGAGCAACAGAAGGAGTTGCTGAAAGCAGGAGAGACAAACTGAGCCATCAAGCACTGACCGCAGACCTCTCGGTCTTTTATGGAATCATGTTTGATGCAGGAAGCACAGGAACCCGcatccatatttttaaatttacacaGCAGCCTAAAG AGACTCCCAAATTAACCCATGAGACGTTTAAAGCGCTGAAGCCGGGCCTGTCTGCATATGCTGATGATGTCGAAAAG AGTGGCCAGGGAATAAAAGAGCTCCTGGAGGTGGCAAAGAAGGAAGTTCCTATGGAGCTGTGGAAGTTTACTCCTCTGGTCCTGAAAGCGACAGCTGGCCTACGGTTGCTGCCGGGAGAAAAGGCTCAGAAATTGCTGGATAAG GTGAAGGAGATTTTTCAGGCTTCCCCCTTCTTTGTGAGGGACAACTGTGTGTCGATAATGAACGGAACTGATGAAG GTATTTCAGCCTGGATCACAATAAATTTTTTAACAG GTAGCTTAGATGACCCGCAGAAGAGAAGTGTAGGAATGCTGGATTTGGGTGGCGGATCAACACAGATCACCTTCCTCCCACACACCGAG gcAACTCTCCAGACATCACCAGCTGGCCATACAACttcatttcagatgtttaaCAGCACCTACAAGCTGTATTCATACAG ttACCTGGGACTCGGGCTGATGTCAGCAAGGCTCGCCATTTTAGGAGGAGTTGAGGGAAAACCCT TAGGGGAAGGTGAGGAATTGATCAGCCCTTGTTTACCACCTGGTTTCAAATCTGAATGGCAACATGCTGAAATAGTGTACAAAATTAAAGGACAGAAGGCAG GTGAGCCTCTGTATGAGTCTTGTTCTAACAAAGTGGCGAAGATGCTCTACAAGAAAGTGCATAAAGCTGAGGAAGTGAAGGACTTGGATTTTTATGCTTTCTCCTACTACTATGACCGTGCAGCAGAGGTTGGTCTCATAG ataaagaaaaaggaggaagctTAACTGTCAATGACTTTGAAATTGCAGCTAAGTATG TGTGTAAAACCATGGAAATCAGCCCTGGAAGCAGCCCTTTTCTATGCATGGACCTCACATACATCACCTTCCTCCTGCAAGAACTGGGCTTCCCGAAGACCCAAGTCTTTAAG cttgcCCGGAAAATCAACAATGTTGAAACAAGCTGGGCATTGGGAGCCACTTTCCATTACATCGACTCACTCAATAGACTGCAGTACTAA